Proteins from one Mycolicibacter virginiensis genomic window:
- a CDS encoding alpha/beta hydrolase has translation MPEQRGAHAATARVREADLATRMQTAQLTDHALAAAVNAAADHARAARRHLDAIHGEIRDALDDPWAAVWDTPAGVRQFQRFLAAKTREIWRVLGDAVADDRRQTARLRAVGAGYGVPARLRDRINRQALAADIRRVVNATSALSAADIVRYENALRVRDGLAANSGDGTAPVLLLTYEPAAFGGRGRAAIAIGDPDSADNITVLVPGAHSSVRDGYLAHPQGRNVYREVVRSDPDRSNSVVVWMGYRAPDSLFDPAVTQPAAARAGGRLLAADVRALAASHVGASHVTVIGHSYGSTTVADAAASAGLGADDVVLVGSPGTDLAHSANDFHLPAGGHVYVGAASSDPITGFGGQPQLPLPTTSATVGLGADPAADGYGSTRFKAENRAVTLPMSSHSSYFAPGGESLFSIGDIASGHGDALATHHMTALHRRRLPAFDPERLRPGTGNHRH, from the coding sequence ATGCCCGAACAGCGCGGGGCCCACGCGGCCACGGCGCGGGTCCGTGAAGCAGACCTCGCCACGCGAATGCAGACTGCGCAACTGACCGATCACGCGCTGGCCGCCGCAGTGAACGCCGCGGCCGATCACGCCCGCGCCGCGCGCCGCCACCTCGATGCCATCCACGGCGAGATCCGTGACGCGCTGGACGATCCGTGGGCAGCGGTGTGGGACACCCCGGCCGGCGTCCGCCAGTTCCAGCGGTTCCTGGCTGCCAAGACTCGAGAGATATGGCGGGTGCTCGGCGACGCGGTCGCCGACGACCGACGCCAGACGGCGCGGTTACGGGCGGTGGGTGCCGGTTACGGTGTGCCGGCCCGGCTGCGCGACCGGATCAACAGGCAGGCGCTGGCCGCCGACATCCGCCGGGTGGTCAACGCGACGTCGGCACTCAGTGCCGCCGACATCGTGCGCTACGAAAATGCGCTACGCGTCCGCGACGGGCTCGCCGCCAACTCCGGTGACGGCACGGCCCCGGTGCTGCTGCTCACCTATGAACCGGCAGCGTTCGGCGGGCGCGGGCGGGCCGCAATCGCGATCGGCGATCCGGACAGCGCTGACAACATCACCGTGCTGGTGCCCGGCGCACACAGCAGCGTCCGCGATGGCTACCTGGCGCACCCGCAGGGGCGCAATGTCTATCGCGAGGTGGTCCGCTCCGATCCGGATCGCAGCAATTCGGTCGTCGTGTGGATGGGCTATCGCGCGCCGGACAGCCTGTTCGATCCCGCGGTGACGCAGCCGGCCGCCGCCCGGGCGGGGGGTCGACTGCTGGCCGCCGACGTCCGCGCCCTGGCGGCGTCGCACGTGGGCGCCTCGCACGTCACCGTGATCGGACACTCCTATGGTTCGACAACCGTGGCCGACGCCGCGGCCTCGGCGGGATTGGGCGCCGACGACGTAGTGCTGGTGGGCTCACCGGGAACCGACCTGGCCCACAGCGCCAACGACTTTCACCTGCCCGCGGGAGGACATGTGTATGTGGGGGCGGCCTCGTCGGATCCGATCACCGGTTTCGGCGGCCAGCCGCAACTGCCCCTGCCGACAACGTCGGCGACGGTCGGGCTCGGCGCCGATCCGGCCGCAGATGGCTACGGATCCACTCGGTTCAAAGCCGAGAACCGCGCCGTGACGTTGCCGATGAGCAGCCACAGCTCCTACTTCGCTCCCGGCGGCGAATCGCTTTTCAGCATCGGCGACATCGCCTCGGGTCACGGCGATGCGTTGGCGACCCACCACATGACCGCACTGCACCGCCGTCGACTGCCCGCGTTCGATCCGGAACGACTGCGCCCCGGGACCGGGAATCACCGGCATTGA